TGCCTTACATGAGCCGTGTGGTATTTACATCTTGAGCCGCCTGTTTCCGCAACGTGATCGCCGCGCTCCATGTTCCCCGTCCCGTCTATGTAGTATCAAATTACGCAAAATGCCAATGCATTCATCCATCATTCGTATAGAATGTGGGTATGCCCGTGAGTTGTGATTGTTTTGGGTCCGTCGATAACCCCTCACTCCAAGCTCGCAAGGTCGTTCAGTGAAGGACGAGGGCTGTATGACCTTTCTCGAACCTCGATGCCGGGTCCGATGGGGTGAGCTCTTCGTCGGGATAGAGGAAAGACCTGAGCCGTTAGTGACTGAGATAGATACTACAGCGCATGCAGAGCTCACCTTGGTGCCTCCCCAGCCCAGTCTAAACGCAGCCTCATGCGCAAACAGCTCTCCAAATCCCAGCATCATGCCGTTGATGAATGGTAGCAGCAGGTTGATGGCGGCTCCTCGTACCAGCGACCATACTGTAGGAGGCTTGTAGAGGATAACGGGCGAATTTGatgagggcggcgaggagagctCATCTCCGGCAGAGTATAGTTCGCTATCGGAGGGCACCGTGACGCCGGACTCGGCGAGGTGGTTGTGAGGGTCGTCGGACATGGCGGGGGATGTATGAGTATTGCGGTCGCGGGAAGTTGGACACCAGGAATGTCGTTAGAACTTTCAAAACTCGGGCTTCTCTGATCGCAGGCAGAGTTGTCAAGCTAACAACTGCTAACGccgaggatggtgttgacgaTCCCAACAGCTTCCCCAGCCTTACGTAAGGTGACCGGGGTCGGTGGATCGCTGTTCCGGTGGGGTCAAGGTGGGGTATCAGCCACCACAGCCACCGCCGCTATTGAGCTTGCCCGCTTAGCCACATGGAGCTTGGTGACGAGGCGGCAAGCTGCCTGcttccttcatcttccaagCAATCTTGCAAACAACTTTTGTCATTGTCCTTTTAGCTTTGTGTTGTTCCTGAGTGAATCCTTGAGGTTTGGGATTTATTCGTTGAACGACCGCCGTCCGTGACACTCTTCCTCCAGATACCCCGCCTCAACCAACATGGCAGACCACGAGAGCCAGATCGTGGACTTTGTCGGCCTGACCGGCGGAAGCACAGAAGAGGTCAGCAGAGCGATGCCGTGAATAGTACGAAACTGACTTTTCCAGGCCAAGCAGTATCTTGAAGCTCACAACTGGGACATCGCCGAAGCTAGCAACGCCTGGTTCCGTGACGCCGAAGACGATGCCAACGACCCAGTTCCCGACAACTACACCGGACCACGAACTCTTGACGGTCGACCAGCTCCTGCGGCCgctagcagcagcagcagtcagGCACGCAAGCCTGTGTCacagcagaagaagaagggtaTTGCGACACTGGGATCGCTTGGAGGTGGATCGCACCAgcatgatcatgatgacgatgacgatgacatggatgatgaagacgacgatggaCGTGGTAACCTGTTTGCTGGAGGCGAGAAGTCGGGTCTGGCTGTTCAGGACCCCAAGCAGGAAGGAGGTCCCAAAAAGATTATCAGCGACATTCTCGCCAAGGCCAGAGCGTAAGTCGAGTGTCCTTGACCTGAACATGACTAACAGGAGCAGCAACGCCTCTCGCCCAGACACTGAAAACGAGTCCGGCccatctcagccttctcaCTTCCGGGGTACCGGAATGACTCTTGGTGGTGACGGAGTTGAAAGCCGAAGCATCCCCGACCCTCTCGGACCAGCGCGACCTTCCAACGCCCAGCCTCAGGAGCGAGTCCTCCACATCTGGCAGGATGGGTTCAGCATCGACGATGGAGAGCTCCGTCGCTTCGATGACCCTGCTAACCAGGTTGACCTGCAGATGATTCGCTCTGGTCGAGCACCCCTGCACCTTATGAACGTTCAGCACGACCAACCCGTCGACGTCAAGCTTCACCAGCATGACACGCCATACCAGCCTCAGCCTAAACAGTACAAGCCTTTTGGCGGCTCTGGACGACGACTGGGAGCTGTGGTGCCTGGTGCTGGCGAAGAGGCTACCCCCGCTCCTGCGTCTGCCCCTGCGGCGTCTTCCTCTACCAACACTGGACCTACTATTGACGAATCCCAACCAACCGTCATGATTCGCATTCAGATGCCTGATGGCACTCGTCTGCCTGCTCGattcaacaccaccaacaccgtTGACGATGTCTATGGTTTTGTCCAGGGAGCTTCACCCGAAACTCGAACTCGATCATGGGTGCTGGCTACAACCTTTCCCAACAAGGACCACACCGACCGCAGCCTCGTCCTTGGAGAGATGCCCGAATTCAAGAAGGGCGGAACCGCTGTGGTCAAGTGGGCTTAGGCATAATTGGGATGGCGTTGGGGTTATGACTGAGATTTACGGCTACTCCAGTTCAACTGGCATCGACTTAGACAGGCCAATAGAGAATGGCAATTGCATTACGCTTTTATGTGACAAAACCCCCAGTCTAGCATGAATCCTAAACCCAACGCCCTCACCGTCATGACAGTGGTATCTAAACGCCGACGCCAAATAATTCGCAAGTCATCAAGCAGCTGCAGTGATTGCGTTGGAAGCTGCCTGAGTGATTGGACCATCCAGGAATTTGAAATGCTCAATGGCAATCTGGCAGTTGAGCATCGCAGCGTTGAACCGGGCTTCTCCTGGTGGAAGCACAACCATGAGGTACGTGTTTGTCGTGAacttgaggatgaagaggctgAATCTGGGACCGGCCTTGTGCTCCATCCTGATGAACTGCTCGGCGTTGCGGGGTGTTCCTGTGAATCGGGAGATGCTCTGCTTGAAGTGCTTCATGATGTTGGACATGCGCTCTAGACGGTCTTCGGTGGGGTTTCGTTGGCCTTCGGGGGATGTCCAGGATGATACGGCGAGGAAGGAGGTGCGTTCGAACAGGAGGAGTTCTTCGGCTTCGATTGCAAGTCCGAGGTTTGCGAGGTTGCGTTCGATAACGGCGAGGTTCGGCACGAGATCgtggatgatggatgccCAGGCCTTGTATAAACTCTGATCCCAGATGGATGTTGCAAATGGCGTGAGCTCGACCGAAGACGGAGCGATACCAACCGAATTTGCGTACTCGAATGTTTTCTGCCGAACAACACGAATGCGCTCATCATAAACTTGCTCTCTCGCCGACGGGACCACGAGGTCCATCTTGTGTATGAGGATGTATATCTTTGCGGCGGGCGAATACTGCAGAAGAGCGGAAAGGATGGACACGTATGTGGCTAAATCGCGGTCGACGTCGCGCGATTCAATGTCGAAGACGTAGATGAGGACGCCGACGTTGGAAAAGACGTGGACGCGCTGCTGCGAGAGGTAGTTTTCCATGAACGCTTCCTGGCCACCGCAGTCCCAGAGGTTGAGGGTTAGGTTTCCGAGGAACTTGACGTGGGAGAGGTCTATATCGATGGTTGCGCCACTAAAACAAGTCAGATGGGGGTGTAGGGCGTACGGGGAGGACTCACAGCCGGCGTGTGTCTCGGGCAATGTAGTTGCTAAAGATGATGCTCCTCATGCTCGACTTTCCAGAGCCAGACTTTCCCATTAGGaggaccttcttcttctttggcttcttgacctcTCCGAGGATCTCTGGTGCTGGCTGTGTAGCCGCCTCCGAGAGGGGGTTCTCGATGTATGAGGCCATGTCGTCTTGTCTCGTGAGTttttggtgatggtgttggaggagggggggagaTAGCTACGTTGGAAGGGAAGGGTAGCTTGTGGCGCGTGGGGCTTAGCGCGTGGCTGGGTCCACCCCCGGGATCGGAAGAGCTTGGCTGTGGATTGGGTATCAAGAGAAACAATGATGTTTGGGATTGATTGAAGGATCATTGACTCTGTCTTTGACTCTGAATAGCACGGGAAGAGGGGTATTGATTAAATCAGTCAGATCATGAATACCGTGTCTTGGTATTGTCATGATCAAGGTCTCACCTTATGTAATCCACGCATTGACTCAACGCCTCGTGGCAGCTTGAAACACAATGACTTCTCTCTTTCATCTCTGTGATTATAGCGGATCTCCTACGCCTATCCCAGCAAATCGTTCTTTATTGCTTACCTTTGCGTTCCTGATACTGGCTCATACTGGCTCATATTGACCCATGATCATACCCACCTTCGACCCTTGGCGCCAGTGACATCTAGACCCAACCCTAGCCCACAAACTTTGCCAACCAAAATATACCTCATTTGCGGCTCGACATCCAACAATAACCGGGCGAATGGTTTAGTGGTATAATACTCCCTTAGCATAATTCGTCTGAATCATCTGGGAGTGGtccagggttcgattccctgtTCGTCCATCAGAGGTGGTTTGATTCCACCAAGCATCCTTCTCTTTTGCCATTTTTTTGCCGTTTGTTGCTACTGAGTCAGGAGATGACTCGCTTTTTGCTGTTCATATGGATTCTGCTGCTTGTATCAATCATGATGATGTCTCTGGTGTCTTTGAGTGCTGTCGACAGAATGACTGATGCGTGTCAGCCATCATGGTACCAAGTGACGGATTAACCGATGACCAATGCCAACCTACTATGAGTCTGCTTGCTTGAAAGACTAGACGTCCTGGGAATGGGTATAAATACCGGTCTTCAAGACCAACTCCAGGATGGAGGTGCATCATACTATGAAGAATTCTCAACTTACCACATTGAACACCGTCTGGAAGGCCATCACCATGCGCATCACCACTCTGGCTTCTGGCCTATCCATCTTGGTGGCCAGCGCCTCTGGCCACATGCAAATGTCcaacccccctcccctgAGGTCCGAGTTCAACCCATACACCACCGGCCGCAACATTGACTACAGCATGACCAACCCTCTCCGCAAGGATGGCTCCGACTTTCCTTGCAAGGGATACCATCTTCAGCTATCCACACCCTTGGGAGAGCCTGTGATCAAGATGAATGGTGGCAAGTCATACAGGATGAGCTTCACCGGCGGGGCTTCTCAAGGTGGTTCATGTCAGGTTTCGTTGTCTGTGGATGGGGGAAATACCTTTTATGTCCTTCACAGCTACATCGGTAACTGCCCTGCCACAACTGGCAACAACACTCTCCCCTTCCGAGTTCCCGCCGACGTTCCCTTAACGGAACGCGCGCTCTTTGCATGGACGTGGTTCAACAAGCTCGGCAACCGCGAGATGTACATGAACTGCGCCTCTGTGACGACCCTACACAGCGGAATAGACGAGATTGGTTTCTTCGACCGACCGCGTATGTTTGTCGCGAATATCGGGAACGGGTGTACGACGGAGGAATCAGAGGATGTGAGGTTTCCGGATCCCGGGCCTGAGTTGACCATCAAGAATCTCGCAGCCGCGCCGCCCATCGGCTTGTGTGACCCTTCCAAGATAAGAGCGCCAGAGAGGAAGGAGCcggagggcaaggaggagagtTGTGCTGGGCCGGTGAATaggacgagggagaagaCGGGGGAGCATTCTGTTACTCTTATTCCGGGAAGTTTCATCATCGGGGAGGTGGATTGATTCATTGTGCTCAGTGTTCGTTTGAGTGTGATTTGTTAGTTGGTTCGAGAGAATGTAAGGATGGGTACCATACCGAGCCCCTCGTGGCATGTGAATGCCAGGCAGTACCAATAGTCCAAGAGGGCTTCCTCGAGGAAACAAGTACAGCAATAGGGTTATGTCTACTGGGAACGCAGGCCAATCATGAGTCAACATCTGGCCCATGGCGAGCACAAGCGTGTTCTCTTCTTCAGGTTGGGCCTCAAGCCGCCTGCACTGCTGCCCTGGGGCTCTTGCAGCACCGCTGCTTCTCCCACTCCTTGTTATGGAGCTGGCTCAAAGTCTGGGTCAATGCCTCGCAGTATGCCTCGTTAGTGTCTTCCTCAGGTCGCTCCTAGGAGTTTCATCATTGGAAGGCTGAATTGATTCCTTGTGCCCCAGCGTGTGTCCGACTGTGACATGTTAGCCAACTGGAAGAGATTAGAAAGACGGTTCTCATACCCGTCGTGATTGGTCTAATAGTCGCTGGCTGCTTGCCTCTCCAGGTGTTTGTTTCGGTGGCTGACGGACAGCCTGATGGCTGCCCTTGACACCAATGAGGGCGTCCCTGGCGGAGCAAAGGACATCCTCGGCGATTTTGTCTTCTTGGGTGACCTGAAGTAACATCTTAACTCATTCGGCTCGTTGGTAGTAGTGGTATATCTCTCTCGTACCGCTCCAAAGGAGGATCGATGTTGATGCGTCAGCGAGTGTCATCCTGGCTTCTCGTGAGGTTGATGTTAGAATGATCTCCTCAAACTATCTATGAAAGGTTCAAGTTAGCCATGACACGAATCCTCGCATGTTCATTTGCCGCCAAGTGGCGCAAAAAACGAGGCCACAAGGTAAATCAAGCAGTCGTCGAGCTCTGGGGTGACTCGTTGGTCAGGATGGAGTTCCCTTTCGGGGTCTCCTTTGTCCCAATTAGTGCAAGGCAAATTAGCTCCCATGTATGTATGCGTCCGTTTGTGCAAATGCCCTTAGGCAAGCAAAAAACATTGGACTTTTGCCCTGAGGCAAGTCACAGACGTTGAGCTCCAATGCCCTTAGGCAAATGAAGAACAATGAACTCATCGCCACGCACGGTGCTCGTGAAGGCAACTGAGGCAATAACCACCCACAAGAGGGTTCTATGCTACTACCTAGCTATCTGCCACTACATTTACAGGGGAAAACCACTTAAAGCGAGAGG
This genomic interval from Fusarium keratoplasticum isolate Fu6.1 chromosome 9, whole genome shotgun sequence contains the following:
- a CDS encoding Mitochondrial import protein 1, yielding MSDDPHNHLAESGVTVPSDSELYSAGDELSSPPSSNSPVILYKPPTVWSLVRGAAINLLLPFINGMMLGFGELFAHEAAFRLGWGGTKVFPLSRRRAHPIGPGIEVRERSYSPRPSLNDLASLE
- a CDS encoding GTP-binding protein, coding for MASYIENPLSEAATQPAPEILGEVKKPKKKKVLLMGKSGSGKSSMRSIIFSNYIARDTRRLGATIDIDLSHVKFLGNLTLNLWDCGGQEAFMENYLSQQRVHVFSNVGVLIYVFDIESRDVDRDLATYVSILSALLQYSPAAKIYILIHKMDLVVPSAREQVYDERIRVVRQKTFEYANSVGIAPSSVELTPFATSIWDQSLYKAWASIIHDLVPNLAVIERNLANLGLAIEAEELLLFERTSFLAVSSWTSPEGQRNPTEDRLERMSNIMKHFKQSISRFTGTPRNAEQFIRMEHKAGPRFSLFILKFTTNTYLMVVLPPGEARFNAAMLNCQIAIEHFKFLDGPITQAASNAITAAA